A stretch of DNA from Acidobacteriota bacterium:
TGACCGACATGGCCTTCGCCAAGGGCACGCTGTGGGTGGCGGGACTGTCGAACGAAGAGTTCGCGTCGACCGTCTGGAAGGTGCCCTATCCCTTCGCCGAGGGCATCACCAAGACCACCGTCGAGATCTACCACGGTGCCCATGGTGAGTGGGAAACGCACGCTCCCATCCGAGCCTTCGTGCCCTACGACTTCGAGGGCAAAGAGCACCTGCTGGCGGCCTATCTGTGCACCCCGCTGGTGACCTTCGAGAGCAGCGATCTGGCCAAGGGGGGCCACGTCAAGGGTCGCACCGTCGCCGAGTTCGGCTCTGGCAACTATCCCCTCGACATGGTCGTTTACCAGAAGGACGGCAAGGACCGCCTGCTGATCGCCAACAGCTCGCTGCCCTTCATGGTGGTCGATCCCGCCGACATCGCGAGCTTCGAGGGCTCGATCACGACCGAGGTCGAGGGCTACACCGCCGGCGTTCCCTACGAGATTCGCTCGCCCACCGGCATTCTCCAGATGGACCTGCTCGACGAGCAGCGCTTGGTCGCGCTGCAGCGCAGCCCGAGCGGCACTCTGGAGCTGGTCTCGATGCGGCTGGCGCGCTTCTAAGGGATTGGCGCCATTACAGCGTCAGGCCATCGAGGTGGATGGCCGCTCCGGGTTGTCGGGCTGCTGGTCGGGTTGGGAGTGGGTGCCTCCCTTCTGGGGTCCGCGCTGGTCGCCCAGGAAGTGGAATTCTCGGCTCCGCCCGGTGAGCCGGATCTGGTCTCGGTGACGGTTCGCGGCCTGCCGGCGGAGTCTTTGGAAACTCTGTCGGCAGCCGATCTCGAGCGTGCCGATTGGTCGACCATCCTTTCGGTGGTGGCTCTCGCCGACGCCGACGCCGTTGCCGGCGATCTGCCGCCGCTCCTCGGCACCTGGCGGGTCACGGCGACGGGGCTCGAATTCCGCCCCCGGTTTCCTCCGGCGCCGGGCATGACTCTGTGGGCGCGCTTCGACGGCGCTGCCTTCGATCGCGCGAGCGGAGCCACCGGTACGGCGAGTGGCGAGGCGCGGCACCTCCTGCCAGACCTCGCTCGCGGTGCCTCGACGGAGGTCCTGGCGGTCTATCCCTCGGCCGCAGCGCTTCCCGCCAACCTGCTGCGCTTCTATGTCCACTTCTCGGCGCCGATGAGCGCCCGCCGGGTGCTGCCCCATGTGCGCCTGATCGATGTCGAAGGTGGGGCCCCGATTCCCGATGCCTTCGTCTTCGTCGAAGGAGGTTTGTGGGATCCGCAGCGCACCCGGCTGACCCTGCTGGTGCATCCGGGGCGGGTCAAGCGCGGCGTCGGTCCCAATGTCGCCCTCGGGCCGGTGCTCGAGGCGGGCCGCCGCTATCGTTTGGAGATCGACGGCGAGGCGCGCGATGCCGCCGGTCTGCCGCTGCGCTCTGAGTGGGCGCATGAGTTCCGTGCCGGACCACCGGATCATCAATCCCCGGATCCTGCCGCCTGGCGCCTCCGCCCGCCGGCGAGCCACGCCTCGCCGCTCACCATCGAGCTGGCCGAGCCGGCCGACCGTGCGCTCCTCGAGCGCGTGCTGACGGTGGTCGATGGGCAGGGAACGGCGCTGGCCGGGAACGCCCGCGCCGCCGCCGGTGAGCGCTCCTGGTCCTTCCAGCCCTCAACGCCTTGGCAGCCGGGTACGTACACGTTGGTGGTCTCCGCCGCCCTCGAAGATCCGTCCGGCAACCGGGTCGGCCGGCGCTTCGAGGAACCGCTCGAAGGCGCCAGCCGTGAAGCCGAGATTCGGCTGGTCTTCGAGGTACCCTGAGCGCTCTTCCTCGCACGAGGTTGCGCTTTCGGCGCCGGGCCCGCGTTAAAATACGAGAAGATCGATGCTTCGGCCATTGGGGGATGGTCGAGCTCGGTTGGATTCGCCTCTTGGCGTGCCGCGGGAGGCCTTGTTTTTCTGCCTTGGAGTCTGGGTTTGTCCAGCTTTGCCGTGCTTTCGGGGGTGGTGGGTTTGCTGCTGGCCCTGGCGGTGGTCGAGTTCCGACGCCACCAGCGATCGATCGCCGCGATTCCCCATCGCATTCACGTCAACGGAACACGTGGTAAATCGAGCGTCACGCGCTTGATCGGAGCCGGGCTGCGCGCCGGGGGCATCCGCACCGTCACCAAGGTCACCGGGACCTTCCCGAGGCTGATCCTCGAGGACGGCAGCGATGTGCCGGTGCATCGCAAGGCCGCCGCCAGCATTCTCGAGCAGCTCGGCATCATGCGCTTCGCCGTCGACCGCGGTGCCGAGGCGCTGGTGATCGAGTGCATGGCTCTGCAACCGGACTATCAGCGCCTCACCGAAGAGCAGATGGTGCACGCCACCGTGTCGGTGCTCACCAACGTGCGCCTCGATCACACCGACGTCATGGGGCGAACCCTGCCCGAGATCGCCGCCTCGATGGGCAACACTATTCCGGCGAACGGCACGGTGTTCACTTCGGAGGCCGACAATCCTCGATTGATCGCCGAGCTGGCCGCCGCCAAAGGCACCGTCTGTGAGCTGGTCACGGCCGAGCAAGTCGCGGCGGAGGCACTCGATGGCTTCGGCTATATCGAGCATCGCGACAACGTCGCCCTGGCCCTCGCCGTATGTCGCCACCTCGGGGTCGACGACGAGACCGCTCTCGCGGGCATGTGGCGGGCGGTTCCCGATGCCGGTGTGCTGACGCGTTCGCGGGTCGAGCAGGGAGGCAAGGTGGCGACGCTGTTCAATGCCTTCGCCGCCAACGATCCCGATTCGAGCGCTCGCATCTGGAGCATGCTGCGCGATGGCGGGCATCTGCGCGGCCAGCGCTTCGTGCTGCTCAATAGCCGGCCGGATCGCAAGGACCGCTCCGAGCAGCTCGCCCACCTGGTGGCCGACGAGCTCGGCGAAGAGTGCGATCGCGCCCTGGTGATGGGGGAGCCGACGGATGCCGTGGTGCGTCTGCTGCGCGGCTATGGCTTCGCCGGCGAGCGCACCGTCGATCTCGGCAAGGCGATGCCGGAGCGGGTGCTCGAGGCGATCTTCGCGGTCACTGAATCGGAAAGCAGCATCGTCGCCATCGGCAATATGGGAGGACAGGGGGCGGCCACCGTGGCCCTGTTCGAGGAAAGGAGCCGAACACCGCATGGTTGAAGTCGCCATCACCTTGGGTTTGGTGCTGAGCCTGTTGGCCTACGAAGGATTCGGCTTGGCCGCTGGAGGGCTGGTCGTGCCGGGCTACATCGCTCTGCAGCTCGGTTCTCCGGAGCGCCTCGCCGGCGTCTTCGTGGTCGCCATGCTCACTTGGGCGGTGATCAAGCTGATCGCCCGCTACACCTTCGTCTTCGGTCGTCGTCAGCTGGTGCTCTGTGTGCTGGTGGGCTGCCTGCTGTCGATCGCGTCCCGCAACTTCCTGTCCTTCGAGATCGGCTTGGCCACCGTCGAGCTGGCGGCCGTCGGTTGGGTGATTCCGGGCTTGATCGCCAACTGGTTTCTGAAGCAGGGCATCGCGCGCACCCTGGGGGCGATCACCGTGACCTCGATCCTGGTTCGTTTGACGCTGATCGTCGTTTTCGGCGGCGCCCTCCTGCCGAGCTGAGATGGACTTTCACTGGCTGAATCTGCGCTCGAACCGCATCCTGCTGCCGCTCACGGCGGTGGCGGTGCTGGGCATGATCTATGTCGAAAGCGGCAAGCGGGAGGTGCGTAGCCCTTGGTACGACGAGATGCTGCGCGCCGCCGAGATTTCGGCCGAAGCGGCGCGCCACCTCAAGGACTATCGCCTCGAGCGCGGTGTTTTCGTCGACCGCATCAACGACCCGGCCGAAACCGCGCTGATCGGTCAGGAGTACACCCAGATCACCACCGACCGCGGCTACCTCGACGCCAAGCTGGCGAGCACCGACCCCAATTTCGCCGCCGCCATCGTCGAAATGCTGCGTCAGCTCGAGGTGGAGGACGGAGCTTGCGCCGCGGTGGCGATGACCGGGTCTTTCCCAGCCCTCAACCTCTCGGTGCTGGCAGCCCTCGATGCGCTCGGCATGAAGGTGGCGTCGATCTCGTCCGTGGGAGCGTCGAACTATGGCGCCACCGATCCGTTCTTCACCTGGCTCGACATGGAAGCGGAGCTGGTCTCGGCGGGCGTCTTGTCGACGCCTTCTCTGGCGGCCTCCCTCGGCGGCGGCAACGACACCGGCCGTGGCCTTTCCCCCCGGGGCCGGGAGCTGCTGCAGGCGGCGGCGACGCGCCATGCGGTGCCGCTGATTGCCGCCGAGCAGCTCGAATCCAACGTGCAGCGGCGCGTCGGCCTGTATCGCCAAGGCTGTACCCCGCAGGAGATCGGGGTCTTCGTCAACGTCGGTGGAGGCGTGGCGAGCTTGGGCCACTCCCTCAACGCCGATCTGATTCCGAGTGGCCCGTCCGCCACCGTGCCGATGCGCAATTTCCCATTCCGCGGTGTCCTCCTGCGGCTCAACGAAGAGGGCGTGCCGGTGATTCACCTGCTCAACGTGCGGGCCCTGCGCGATCGCTACGGGCTGGTCGCGGCGCAGGGAGATCCGATCCCGCCGGGCGTTGGTGAGGTCTTCGGGCGCACTCGCTACAGCGTGGTGCGGGCGGTGGTGGTGGGCACTGGCCTCGCCGCCTTGCTGATCGCTCTCTTCGCGTTCGACCGGCGGGTTCATCGCTTGGGCAATCAGGAGCCCGATCGCGAATCGCCCGAGGGATCACGGGAAGGTGAGGTCCAGGCAGCGGTGGTTTCTCTCGAGGAGGAGGCTTCGTGAAGAGCCTGATGTGGGCGCTGCTGGTGCTTCTCGGATGTGGCTTTGTGGTCGCCGTCGAAGCCCAGTCGCCGGTACCGATTTTCGTTTCCGGTCAAGATCGCGATTACGTTCTGCTGTCGCCGAGCAAGTCGACCTTGATCACGGTCAAGGGGCCCGGCGAGCTGCGCTTGCTGAGCCGGCCGAGATTTCGCCCCACCAGCAGCGAGGCGCAGGGCTATTCGCTCCTCGTGCGAGTCGACGGTGGGGCCGAGCAGGAGGTGCGCTACGACAAGGTCGAACGTTCCCGCACGGCCATGTTTCGCGATGGAACCCTCGGCGTGCCGGGACGCTTGCAGGACTACTTCCTACGCCTTGGACGCGGCTATCACAACATCGAGGTCAGGCCGGCGACGGGCAGTCCCCAGGTCTTTTTCCGCCACCTCTTCAAGCCGAGCAAGGAGCGCCGTCGGAGCTGGGTGCCGGTGACCCCGCGAGGCGCCCCGGAGCTGGTCGAGCTGGTGGTGCGCGAGACCATCGTGCCCTATCACCGTAACGCGGCCGGCAAGCCGTTTTCTCTCGAGGTGATCGGACCCACCGAGCTGCGGATCTTCACCCGCCTCGAGAACACTCCGGAGATGCGCGGCCGCATCCACTATCGCCTGCAGGTGCGGCGTAACGGTCAGGTGGTCAACACCTTCCAGGTCAGTAGCCGGCGCTCCGAAGTGACCACCTATCGCGCCAACGACGAGCTGGTGCCGGGGCGGGCGGCGGAGATCGCGGTACCGGTTCCGGAGGGGCGCCACCGATTCGAGATCGATCCCCTCGATCCCAACAAGCGAAGTCTTCTGGCGCGCTTCATGCTGCCGCGCGAAGACCTCTCCCTGACCGCGGAGTAACCGGCCATGAAGAGCTACTTCTGTTGGCTGCTGGTGCCGTTGGTGGCTTTGATGGGAGCGACGGGCCTCCAGGCGGCAACCGACCTCGAGCCGGACGAAACCTTCCTGCGCTCCACCTTTCGATCCGACGGCGAGCCGCGGGCCTACCTTCGGGTCGGACGCCAGCAGCCGGCGAGCTTCTCCTTCTGTGGTGCGGGCAAGCTGCAGATTCTCAGCCGGGCGGTTCTCGAGTCGGGTGCCGCGGCGGCGCGCTACTCCCTGGCGATCGAGATCGACGGTCAGCGGCAGTCGGTGCGCTTCGATCATCGCGTCACCCGGGTCGACTCCGGCAGCTTCGACGGCAGCGCCGAGGCGGGCGCCTTGCGCCGCGCACCCTTCGACCTCGGACGCGGCTGCCACACGGTGGAAGTCGCGGTCACTTACTCCACCGAGCCAGTGGTCGGAATTCGCGCCAGCTTCTCCGAGAAACGGCCGACTCGTCGCTCCTGGCAGCCGGCGATCATCCGCGGCGGGCGCGAGGTCGAGCTGGCGGTCGGCGACGAGCGGGCCATCTATCGAAGGCTGACGGCCGATCAACCGTTGGTGCTGAATCTCGCTGGGCCAGCCTGGGTCCGCCTGTTGGTGCGGCCGCTGGGTTCCGGTGAGGTGGTGAGCCATGATCTGACGGTCCGGCGCGACGGTGAGTCTTACCGGCGCTATCGCCTGCGCAGCGAGCCGTCTCGCAGCAGCAGCCTGGTGGGCGATGCCTACGTCACCGTGGGCAGAGCGAACGAGGTGGTGCTCGCCGTCGGGGAGGGGCGTCAGGAGCTCGAGATTCTCGCGCCGGTGGCCCAGGGGGCCCTGGTTCGAGCGCAAATCGCCGAGCGCACGACCTCAGTGACGGAAGTGGCGACCGAGGTCGCATCGGAATGGCGGGTCCGGGCGCGGCTGGCGAGCTACTACGACGACAACATCCTGCGCTACTCAGACAAGTTCATCGCGCGCTTCGACGCCGGCCGTGATCCCGATCGCTTCCGGGTCGACAGCCTCGATGACGTCATCCATCGCGCCGACGTCTACCTGGACCGTTCCTTCTCGGGTCTCGCCGGCCGGCCGGCCGGCGTGGGCTTCGATCTCGAGCACCGTGCCTACCAGCGCAACGGCATCAAGGATTGGAGCCGTCTGGGCATTTCCTGGGATCAGGAGCTTCCCGGGCAGCGAGAGCTCACCTTGGCGCTGACCTACACGCCGGACTTCTACGTCCGCCATCTGCGGGATTCGGACCTCACCGGCGCCGGCCAGCAGGTCGATCCCTTCCAGGCCTTCGAGTTCGAAAAGTCCGAAGCTCGCGCAGCCTTGACGCAGCCCATCGGCGCCAGCTTCCGGGGCCGTTTCCATCTCGGCTATTCTCGCTTCGAGCACTCCGCCGCCTTCCAAGAGTTCGACAGCGACAACCTCTTCGCTGGCGCTCGTATCGACCACGATTTCGATCGCCGCTGGCGATTCTCCTACGCCGTCGAGCTCACCGAGTCGAGCGCTCAGGGGTTCGACGAGCCGGGCGAAACCCGGCGGACTTCCGACGACACCGATCCCTCCTACCGTCAGCTCGATCTGATGCTGGCGGCGCGCTACCGATTCGCCACCGCCCGTCGCCAAACGCTCTTCCTGCAGGGTGAGCTCGGGCAGCGTGACTACACCACCGACAAGGGCTCGCGACTCGCTCCCCTCCATGCCGGCCGCGACGACGAGCTGCTGCGCTTCTTTGCTTCTTGGCAGCTCGAGCTCAACCAGCGCTACGACCTGATCGTCTTCGGCCAGCTTCGCGACCGCAGCTCCGAAGCCCCGGTGCGCCTCGACATCGGGGTCGAGAAGGACTACTCGCAGTTCGAGGCCGGAGTCCGCCTGAGCGCTCGCTTCGGCGGTTGAGGTCGACTCGCTCGCTGCCGCCCTCAGAGGCGACGACGGGCCGAGATCGTCCAGTCGACGAGGGTTTCGCCGGTCCGCTGATTGGTCTCCTCAGAGGTCCACTCGAAGCCGGTCGGCGTGATGTCATGGAAGGTCAGCCGGCTGAAAATGGCGTCGCCGTCGCCGTTGGGGTAGGTGCTGGTCAGCACCATCTGGTCGTCGCTCTTCACTCCTTCCCAGACAAAGCCGAAGATGTTGCCGGGCTTTGCCTGGTAGCTCACTCGCCACTTGCCTTGATTGGTGTCGAAGAAGCGGATGCTGGTGGTGGCGGCGGTATCGCTCCAGGTGCGATCCTGAATCGCATGGCCGTTGAGAATGTAGGAAGCCTGCCAGAGGATCATCTCCTCGAACCAGCTACCGTCCGGTAGGCGTCGTCGGACCTGCGCATCGAACTCCCCGATCAGAAACTCGAACTGGGCCAGCTCCTCCGGCGCTCGAGGGTTGGGGCGGCCGAAGGGGTGCTCGGCAGTGGGCTCGAAATCCCGAAACAGGGGCTCATTGAGCTTGGCCTCGGAATCAACGATCTCGAGCGGAGGGGTGCTACAGGAGATAGCCCCTGACAGCAGAAAGGCGAAGACGACAATGACGAATCGGCGTTGGCTCATGTGCCTCCTCGAGGAGTTGCAAAACAGTGTGCGAAGGTGAGAGTTCGTACCGGGGTACGGAAGGTTTATTCGCTGTCGTGGTGGCCTGAAACCTGCTT
This window harbors:
- the pgsW gene encoding poly-gamma-glutamate system protein; the encoded protein is MDFHWLNLRSNRILLPLTAVAVLGMIYVESGKREVRSPWYDEMLRAAEISAEAARHLKDYRLERGVFVDRINDPAETALIGQEYTQITTDRGYLDAKLASTDPNFAAAIVEMLRQLEVEDGACAAVAMTGSFPALNLSVLAALDALGMKVASISSVGASNYGATDPFFTWLDMEAELVSAGVLSTPSLAASLGGGNDTGRGLSPRGRELLQAAATRHAVPLIAAEQLESNVQRRVGLYRQGCTPQEIGVFVNVGGGVASLGHSLNADLIPSGPSATVPMRNFPFRGVLLRLNEEGVPVIHLLNVRALRDRYGLVAAQGDPIPPGVGEVFGRTRYSVVRAVVVGTGLAALLIALFAFDRRVHRLGNQEPDRESPEGSREGEVQAAVVSLEEEAS
- the pgsB gene encoding poly-gamma-glutamate synthase PgsB codes for the protein MSSFAVLSGVVGLLLALAVVEFRRHQRSIAAIPHRIHVNGTRGKSSVTRLIGAGLRAGGIRTVTKVTGTFPRLILEDGSDVPVHRKAAASILEQLGIMRFAVDRGAEALVIECMALQPDYQRLTEEQMVHATVSVLTNVRLDHTDVMGRTLPEIAASMGNTIPANGTVFTSEADNPRLIAELAAAKGTVCELVTAEQVAAEALDGFGYIEHRDNVALALAVCRHLGVDDETALAGMWRAVPDAGVLTRSRVEQGGKVATLFNAFAANDPDSSARIWSMLRDGGHLRGQRFVLLNSRPDRKDRSEQLAHLVADELGEECDRALVMGEPTDAVVRLLRGYGFAGERTVDLGKAMPERVLEAIFAVTESESSIVAIGNMGGQGAATVALFEERSRTPHG
- the pgsC gene encoding poly-gamma-glutamate biosynthesis protein PgsC, which gives rise to MVEVAITLGLVLSLLAYEGFGLAAGGLVVPGYIALQLGSPERLAGVFVVAMLTWAVIKLIARYTFVFGRRQLVLCVLVGCLLSIASRNFLSFEIGLATVELAAVGWVIPGLIANWFLKQGIARTLGAITVTSILVRLTLIVVFGGALLPS